A genome region from Patagioenas fasciata isolate bPatFas1 chromosome 31, bPatFas1.hap1, whole genome shotgun sequence includes the following:
- the LOC136115807 gene encoding uncharacterized protein has product MDADSLRANGFLRGYVDSIVSFLSSPDKEESHKIGFLMDIRDLCDTSRRHRSPRGLDVFCQRYELAEKIEVLLAEEPRAQLRTALRQIAMRAIAELSAVERVLEGKETRLLQACFSSVFLLPPEVEDVDRYLYLETVRSMDNMLEALLLNSGASRASELLHNIFQMLLTFGSSGREHVRQRALGRIEELSFVLAESPTLGPFAEHLQPPERTDLVLVLIKALTGSSTFDKQAATNLLDMVERDCGFWLVDVPKITSCIHKTLGCISTAPARQRVASLIVPMADKCPAEVVSTLLTIAPPGDSTALALWEAMFSVPQTLQNVLKELHIQLQDRHCRVLHTCWEDTSILRLAMLASSDLQDEEFAAMYLVMRFLREQSPKVLSLVLRALMTLSEREEMARKMKVMLPDLAWVLQYGNNVIKTKALVVFINVMAQLEREEASAIAVLLANLLLPFFDDELSQLRESSIGLFRHLMKMVVGNDKTKMKNTVRLGLLPLFFRMSDQVQSVAKVAREALLGAAELLKWKQLRHLVQTQQTWRIGESLLERDRSRAQELLSQSLPYLRDAQPSLREAALRFIGLAARHLRDPSEEELAEICRAIQPLEGDSDPSVCSLAAQTVGIVCSSWKRPRSRWSLRALCCWR; this is encoded by the exons atgg ATGCCGATTCGCTACGCGCGAATGGATTTCTACGGGGATACGTGGACTCCATCGTGTCCTTCCTCAGCAGCCCAGACAAG GAGGAGAGCCACAAGATCGGGTTTCTCATGGACATCCGCGACCTGTGCGACACCAGCAGGCGCCACCGCTCGCCAAGGGGCCTGGatgtcttctgccagagatacgagctggcagaGAAGATCGAG GTGCTGCTGGCAGAGGAGCCCAGGGCCcagctgcgcacggcgctgcggCAGATCGCCATGCGTGCCATTGCCGAGCTGAG CGCCGTGGAGAGGGTGCTGGAGGGCAAGGAGACCAGGCTGCTCCAAGCCTGCTTCTCCAGTGTCTTCTTGCTCCCACCAGAAGTGGAGGACGTGGACCGTTACCTCTACTTAGAA ACCGTGCGGTCCATGGACAACATGCTGGAGGCGTTGCTTCTCAACTCCGGCGCCTCCAGAGCCAGCGAGCTGCTGCACAACATCTTCCAG atgctcttgaccttCGGCAGCTCCGGGAGAGAACACGTGCGGCAGAGGGCCCTGGGGAGGATTGAGGAGCTGAGCTTCGTGTTGGCTGAGAGCCCCACGCTGGGG cCCTTTGCAGAGCACCTCCAGCCTCCCGAGAGAACAGACCTGGTCCTGGTGTTGATCAAGGCGCTGACCGGctccagcacctttgacaagCAGGCGGCCACAAACCTGCTGGACATGGTGGAGAGAGACTGCGGGttctggctggtggat gtgccgaagatcacgagctgcatccacAAAACCCTGGGGTGCATCAGCACCGCGCCGGCCCGGCAGAGAGTGGCGTCCCTAATTGTCCCCATGGCTGACAAGTGCCCTGCGGAGGTCGTGTCCACGCTGCTGACAATCGCACCACCCggagacag cactgccctggctctGTGGGAGGCGATGTTCTCCGTGCCCCAGACCCTGCAGAACGTGTTGAAGGAGCTGCACATCCAACTCCAGGACCGGCACTGTAGGGTCTTACATACATGCTGGGAGGACACGTCCATCCTCCGCTTGGCT ATGCTGGCCAGCAGTGACCTGCAAGACGAGGAGTTTGCTGCAATGTACCTCGTCATGAGGTTTCTGAGGGAACAAAGTCCAAAggtgctctccctggtgctcagggccttgatgacgctgtcagagagagaagagatg GCCAGAAAAATGAAGGTCATGCTGCCAGACCTGGCGTGGGTCCTGCAGTACGGCAATAACGTCATCAAGACCAAGGCTCTGGTGGTCTTCATAAACGtgatggctcagctggagagggaggaggccagCGCCATCGCCGTGCTGCTGGCAAACCTTCTCCTGCCCTTCTTTGATGAC gagctgagccagctgagagAGAGCTCCATCGGCCTCTTCAGACACCTGATGAAGATGGTGGTGGGGAACGACAAGACAAAGATGAAGAACACGGTGCGACTTggcctgctccctctcttcttccgcATGAGTGACCAAGTGCAGAGCGTGGCCAAG gtggccagggaagccctcctggGTGCAGCAGAGCTCCTGAAATGGAAACAGCTCAGACACCTGGTACAGACTCAGCAGACATGGAGGattggagagagcttg ctggagcgggacaggagcagggctcaagAGCTCTTGAGCCAGAGCCTGCCGTACCTGAGGGACGCTCAGCCCAGCCTGCGAGAGGCGGCCCtgaggttcatcg ggctggctgcgcggcacctgagggacccaagcgaggaggagctggctgagatctgcagag ccaTTCAGCCCCTGGAGGGGGACAGCGACCCCTCCgtctgctccctggcagctcagaccGTTGGCATCGTGTGCTCTTCATGGAAGCGGCcgaggtctcgatggagcctgcgagccctgtgctgctggcgctga